Sequence from the Sediminitomix flava genome:
AGAGAGAGATAAATATGATGACCATAAAAGAGCGAATTTTTAAGGCTTTTGGGATTGCTTTTACTATTGTTATCATCGGAACAGTGGGATATATGCTACTTGGGCCAGATGATACAACTTGGGATGATGCGCTCTATATGACTGTAGTTACAATTACTACAATTGGTTTTGAAGAGGTCATAGACCAAGAAAAAGTACTATATGGACGATTGTTTACAATGCTCCTTGCCTTTGCAGGTATTGGAAGTTTTACGTACATGGTATCTACTTTTTCAAGCTTGATAATTGAAGGTCATCTCCAAAAGCATTATTCCCAACAAAAAATCATGAAGCGAATGGAACATTTAAGAGATCATTACATCATCTGTGGTATGGGGCGTGTTGGTCAACAAATTGCAGATGAATTATATATTGTAAAAGAAAACTTTTGCTTCTCAGATATTTCAGAGGAAGTTATCGATAAAATGCATGGTTTATACGGTGCAAACGATGGAATTGAGGGCGATGCAACAGATGATCACTTTCTCAAAAAACTTGGTGTAGAAAATGCTAAAGGCATCTTCATTTGTACAAATGATGATAATGTCAATCTGGTGATTAGCCTTTCAGCAAAACAGCTTAACCCCATCATTCGAGTGATCACTATGTGTAAAACTAGTGGTTTTAAGTCAAAGCTGAAATCAGTTGGTGCAGATAAAGTAATCTTACCTCACAAATTAGGTGGAAGTAGAATGACTTCAGAAATGGTAAACCCTAGTGTTTCTTTCTTTCTGGAAAACTTAAAGAATAGAGCTTTAGGAGAAATCAATTTGGATGAATTTTATATTCCAACTGGAGCAGGGAATTTCACTATTGAGTATTTGAAGAAATCGGGTTTAGAAAGAGCTGTTTTTCTAGCGCTTAGAGCTGAAGACAGATGGATGAACTTACCCTCTGATGAGGAAATTATCCATGACCATGATACTATTGTAATGATCTCATCAAATGAAGAAATTAAGCTACTACATGAATTGATGAATAAGAGAAAGTTAGGTAAAGCTTAACTTATCATTATTCAATAGTGTGATATTCTATACCATTTATAGTCAGTAAAAAACCTATTTTTTTAGTAAATGCAACATATAATCAAATATCTAAGAGCTTGTTATCAAACTGATAATCGAGCTCTTAGTTTATATAACTTCTTTTCTAGTAAGGCTGAACAGTCTTTAATTTTATCAGACTCTGAGCTACTAAATTCAGCACTTCCATTTTATCCTATTTCTGAGAATTGGTTAGACAAATCTCTACCCATTTTAAGTACATATTCAAAGGAAAAGGAATTATATACCTGTGCTTTATTTGTAACTGCTGACATTCTTATCGTCAATAAGAAACAAAAAATTGCTGCCCCTCTCCTACTATACCCTTCTGAAATAAACTATGAAGAGCGAGGTGTTAGTCTTACAGGAAAACAAGTCATCATAAATAGTCCATTATTACAATTACTAAAAACTACTGAGGTTGATCTAGCTGATGTACTTCAAAAGTTATCAGATGTATGCCAAGGTAGTCAACTAGAAGTTGAACAAGTACACCAAATTCGAAGTATTCTTTCTGAATATTTCCCAGAGTTAGATACCAAGGAATTACTTCTTTATCCTAAAACCTTAAACAAGAAAGAATTTAAACAAAAACAAGAAGAAGCCGATAATCCTAAAATATGGCCATCTGTAGGGGTTTGTATCTTAAA
This genomic interval carries:
- a CDS encoding potassium channel family protein → MMTIKERIFKAFGIAFTIVIIGTVGYMLLGPDDTTWDDALYMTVVTITTIGFEEVIDQEKVLYGRLFTMLLAFAGIGSFTYMVSTFSSLIIEGHLQKHYSQQKIMKRMEHLRDHYIICGMGRVGQQIADELYIVKENFCFSDISEEVIDKMHGLYGANDGIEGDATDDHFLKKLGVENAKGIFICTNDDNVNLVISLSAKQLNPIIRVITMCKTSGFKSKLKSVGADKVILPHKLGGSRMTSEMVNPSVSFFLENLKNRALGEINLDEFYIPTGAGNFTIEYLKKSGLERAVFLALRAEDRWMNLPSDEEIIHDHDTIVMISSNEEIKLLHELMNKRKLGKA